The Thermotoga sp. Ku-13t DNA segment TCCGTGGTCTGCTGGTGGCTCGACCGATCAGGTTACCAGGATGATCACAGCCCAGATGGAACCATTGCTCAGCAGAAAGTTCATTATCGTCAACACTCCAGGTGGAGCAGGTTCGATCGGAACCCTTAACGCCTGGCAGGCACCACACGATGGTTATACCTGGACGGCAAACGCAACGCTGGACATCACCAAGTACGCCGTGCTGGGGTACATGAACGTCACACACCGAGACTGGACATACTTTCTGTGCGCCGAGGCTCCCAACGTGGTGGTTGTGAATCCGAACTCACCCTATCGGACGATAGTGGATCTTGTGAACGCGATGAAAGAAAACCCTGAGATACCGCTGTCTTCGGCAGGCACCGGTAGCGGTGGCCACGTGGCGCTCGAGATATTCGCAGAATACTTCAAAGTGAAGTACAAACACGTTCCGTACGCAGGTGGTGCACCCGCAACAACCGCCGTCGTGACGGGCGAAGTGGTCGGAAACATGCAGTTCGTTCACGAAGTCGCCGATATGGCGAGGGCAGGAAAACTGAGAATCCTCTGCACGCTGGCAGCAGAACCTATCAATCTGCAAGGTTACGGTGAGATTCCCTCCATCAGACAGTGGTATCCAGATTTTCCAGATGTGCGTTTCCATTTCGGTTTGATCATCCCGAAGGACGTATCCGCTGAAGTTTTGAAAACCGTCGGCGAAGTATTTGAAAAGGCAGCCAACTCAGACGCATTCAAAGAGTGGGCCATCAAGCAGGGTCTCAAGCCAGTCTGTTACTACGGTGAAGATGCGGAAAACATCGTGGAACAGGTTGCAAGAAGGGTAACCTGGTTGCTCTACGATCGCGGAATCGCGACGGTATCACCTGAGCAATTCAACATTCCAAGGATCGGTCAGTGAATTTGGGTGCCCGCGCGTGCGGGCACCTCTTCTGGAGGGGCGATTTATGAGAGATCGGATTTCCGCCCTGTTGTTCATGTCTCTTGGAATCTTCTTCCTCGTTAGTGCGTTGAGGATGCCGAGGATGACAGAATACGGCAAGTACGGTGCACCGGGAATAGTTCCGGCATTCTTTTCGATAATGGTCATCCTCCTATGTTTCATAATGCTGTTGAGAAAACATAGGCCGACCCCGGATACTCGCCCTGTTCCTGACGAGATTCGTCGTAAAGAAAACAGAAGGTTCATTCTCGCATCCGTCATATTTCTCGCCTACGTTTTTCTCCTTGGAAAGATCAACTTCATCATCCTGACTTCAATCTTCTTGAGCGCGATCTCGATGATCTTTCTCAGAAAAAGGTTCGTCATCGTCGCCTTAACCTCGGTCGGTACGACGCTGGGCATATACTATCTCTTTTCCAGAGTCTTTCTGCTCCCGCTCCCATGAAAGGGGTATCGAAAGATGACCACGCTGAAGATCTTTTTTCAATCTATGGGTTCAACTTTGACCAATCCGGTTTTTCTGTTTCATCTTTCCTGGTCCACTCTGCTTGGTATTTTAGTTGGGATCTTGCCAGGTCTGACAGCAACACTGGGTGTGGCAATATTGACCACCTTGACGTTTGGTTTTCCACCTGACATAGCGATACCTATGCTCTTGTGTGTTTACGTGGGCGCTATCTACGGTGGTAGCAGAACAGCTATCGTGCTGAACATACCAGGCACTCCAGCAAACGCAGCAACCACGGTGGATGGTTTTCCGCTGGCGCGCTCCGGTATGGCAGGTTTCGCGCTGAACGTTGCCACGATAATGAGCGGCATAGGATCCATCATAGGAGCGATCTTCATCGTTTCTCTGGCGCCAGCTCTCGGAGCTGTTGCGTTGAGGTTCGGTTCATGGGAATTCGCACTCCTTGCCATCTTTGGCACCATCATAGCGGGGAGTTTGACTGCTCCAAAAGATCCTTTGAAAGGATGGCTCGCCGGATTTCTTGGCCTCATGATCGCGATGATCGGTCTGGATGAGATCGTTTCTTTTCCAAGGTACACCTTTGGGAACATACAGCTCTACGGTGGTATATCACTCTTGCCCGTACTGGTGGGTGTCTATGGAATACCCGAGATTCTGACGAGTTTGAAGCGTGTTACGAAAGCTGAAGTGGTGCTCGATTTCTCAACGAGAGGAAAGAAGCTTTCCTATCTTCAAACGATAAAGAAGAACGCTTTGAATCTGGTGAGATCTGGACTCATCGGCGTCTTCATAGGTGTGATACCGGGTGTTGGTGAAGATGTGGCTGCATGGGTAGCGTACGATGTGGCAAAACGTATGAGTAAAGAACCTGAAAAGTTCGGTCAAGGTTCGATCGAGGGACTCACTGCCGCGGAAACCGCGAACAACGCTTGTGTTGCTGGAGCCATCATACCTGTGCTCACGCTGGCGGTACCGGGTAGCGCTCCCGCTGCGGTGCTGCTGGCCGCGATGTGGATACACGGTATAAAGGCTGGACCTTTGCTTTCCATAGAACATCCCGAGATGATAGGTTACGTTGCGGCTGCTTTCACGATCGCCACATTCTTGATGGTGCTTTTCGGTTTGATAGTCACGAGGCTCTTTTTGAAAATCCTTCTGGTTCCCACGGAAATCCTGATGCCCATCATTTTCGTGCTCTGCATTGTGGGAACGTACGTTTTGAACGGCAGATTGTTCGATGTCTGGGTCATGCTCCTCTTCGGGCTGCTCGGTTACTTCATGAGGATCAACGATTTTCCTGCCGCCCCATTCGTGCTCGGTTTCATCCTAGGTCCCATGGCAGACACGAACATCAGAAGGGCGCTCATGCTGACCAACGGTAACGTATCACCTTTCTTCACACGACCGATTTCACTCGCATTGATCATCGCGATCGCTCTGGTGGTTCTCTCAAAATACCTACCAAAGAGAAGGGGTGAAAGGGCATGAACAAGATCAGGGTCGGGATCGTTGGGGCTGGTTTCGTGTCCCACATCCACATCGCCGCTTACAGAGAAAACAGAGAGTTTTTCAAAGTGGTTGGTGTTTGTGCCGCACACAGAGAGAACGCAGAAAGGCTGGCTCGACAGTACGGTATAGAAAGGGTCTTCGATAACTTCGAGCAACTTTCATCCTGTAGAGATATCGATGTTGTAGACGTGTGCGTTCCTACCAGCGTTCACGACGACGTGATCTTTGCGGCGTGTGAGAACAAGAAACACATCATCTGTGAAAAACCCCTGACGGGTTATTTCGGTGAGGACAGACCGGAGATCGATTGTGTCGGTGATATAGATAAGGAACACATGTACAGGAAAGTTCTGGAAAAGCTTGCGAAGATAGACGAAGCTGTGAGATCGAGTGGCGTGAAGTTCATGTACGCAGAAAATTTCGTTTACGCCCCGGCCGTCACGAAAGCCAAAAGACTCATCGCCGCATCGAAAGCACCAATCCTGGAATTGAGGGCTGAAGAGAGCCACTCCGGTTCGCATGCATCTTATTCGAGACGGTGGCGTACTGCGGGTGGCGGAAGCCTTCTGCGCATGGGTTCACACCCGATCGGCGCGGTCATTCACATGAAACACTTCGAAGGTAAACTTTTCTACGGAAAACCCATCCGTGTCAGGTCCGTCTTCGCAGAAACTGCTAGTCTGACCAAACTCGAATCTGTCAAACGCTTCGGCAAACCGAGCATGGTGACAGACTGGTATGATGTGGAAGATTGGTCCTGTGCGGTTCTGACTTTCGAAGACGGTTCCAAAGCGATCGTGATCTCGAACGACGTAAGCCTGGGAGGCGTGAAGAATTTGCTCCAGATAAACACCGTGAACGGCATGATTTATTGCAACATGACTCCGAACAACATGATGCTCGCCTACACACCGAATCCGGACACCTGGAAAGACGAATACATCGCTGAGAAGATAGAGACCAAGGCGGGCTGGACCTTCCCATCACCAGACGAAGACTGGGTGAGGGGTTATCCTCAGGAAATGAGAGACTTCGCAAAATGCTTGCTGGAAGGCAAGGAACCTGAGTCCGATTTCGAGCTCGCAAAAGAAACGGTGAAAGTCATTTACGCAGCGTACCTGTCGGCTCAGAAGGGCGAACGGATCGAGCTTCTGTGAGGTGACATGGATGGATCTTTCTTGCGAATACGTTGGTCTGAAACTGAAGAATCCCATCGTTGTGGCTTCGTCAGGTTTGACCGAAAATCTCAAGAACATGAAGAAGGCGGAGGAGCATGGAGCTGCGTGTGTCGTTGTGAAGTCCCTGTTCGAGGAAGAAGTCTGCAGGGTTTCTCCAACACCGAGGTTCGAGATCATCGAACGGAGGATGGGCAAGCTCAGATCTCACACGTTCTATTCCTTCGAACAGGCGAGTGGTTTCGATGAGCACCAGTACTTTGAAGAAATTCGAAGGGCCGTGAACAGCCTCTCGATCCCCGTCATTCCCAGCATAAACTGCATCAGTGAAGAAGGCTGGAAGAGATACGCGAAGATGGCGGAGGAAGCCGGCGCCCCAGCGCTGGAGCTGAACGTTTCGTGTCCGCACGGCTCGATATCTTTCAGAGGCGGAGATGTGGAAGAAAAAATTCTGAACGTAGCCCGTCTCGTTCGAAACGTGGTCAAGATACCGATCATTGTGAAACTTCCCATGCAGCTGTCTTCTCCAATCTCAATGGCTTCAATGCTGGAACGGATTGGTGTCAACGGTGTGGTGATGTTCAACCGCCTCACAGGTTTGGACATAGATGTGGAAAACGAGAGACCCATCATGCATGGTGGTTATGCCGGGCACGGAGGACCGTGGTCGTTCAACGCCGTGCTGAGATGGATCGCTGCGAGCAGTCCATATTTGAACATCTCTATCGCGGCATCTGGTGGTGTGGGAAGTGGCATCGACGTGGCTAAGTTCATCTACGCGGGTGCGGACGTGGTTGAAGTGTGCAGTCTCATCTATCTGCTCGGTTACGAAGCGATAGAGATGCTTCTGCAAGAACTCAAACGGTTCATGG contains these protein-coding regions:
- a CDS encoding tripartite tricarboxylate transporter substrate binding protein, whose amino-acid sequence is MKKFLAILVLFSVVLTFAEWKPAKSITVIVPWSAGGSTDQVTRMITAQMEPLLSRKFIIVNTPGGAGSIGTLNAWQAPHDGYTWTANATLDITKYAVLGYMNVTHRDWTYFLCAEAPNVVVVNPNSPYRTIVDLVNAMKENPEIPLSSAGTGSGGHVALEIFAEYFKVKYKHVPYAGGAPATTAVVTGEVVGNMQFVHEVADMARAGKLRILCTLAAEPINLQGYGEIPSIRQWYPDFPDVRFHFGLIIPKDVSAEVLKTVGEVFEKAANSDAFKEWAIKQGLKPVCYYGEDAENIVEQVARRVTWLLYDRGIATVSPEQFNIPRIGQ
- a CDS encoding tripartite tricarboxylate transporter permease yields the protein MTTLKIFFQSMGSTLTNPVFLFHLSWSTLLGILVGILPGLTATLGVAILTTLTFGFPPDIAIPMLLCVYVGAIYGGSRTAIVLNIPGTPANAATTVDGFPLARSGMAGFALNVATIMSGIGSIIGAIFIVSLAPALGAVALRFGSWEFALLAIFGTIIAGSLTAPKDPLKGWLAGFLGLMIAMIGLDEIVSFPRYTFGNIQLYGGISLLPVLVGVYGIPEILTSLKRVTKAEVVLDFSTRGKKLSYLQTIKKNALNLVRSGLIGVFIGVIPGVGEDVAAWVAYDVAKRMSKEPEKFGQGSIEGLTAAETANNACVAGAIIPVLTLAVPGSAPAAVLLAAMWIHGIKAGPLLSIEHPEMIGYVAAAFTIATFLMVLFGLIVTRLFLKILLVPTEILMPIIFVLCIVGTYVLNGRLFDVWVMLLFGLLGYFMRINDFPAAPFVLGFILGPMADTNIRRALMLTNGNVSPFFTRPISLALIIAIALVVLSKYLPKRRGERA
- a CDS encoding tripartite tricarboxylate transporter TctB family protein is translated as MRDRISALLFMSLGIFFLVSALRMPRMTEYGKYGAPGIVPAFFSIMVILLCFIMLLRKHRPTPDTRPVPDEIRRKENRRFILASVIFLAYVFLLGKINFIILTSIFLSAISMIFLRKRFVIVALTSVGTTLGIYYLFSRVFLLPLP
- a CDS encoding Gfo/Idh/MocA family oxidoreductase; translation: MNKIRVGIVGAGFVSHIHIAAYRENREFFKVVGVCAAHRENAERLARQYGIERVFDNFEQLSSCRDIDVVDVCVPTSVHDDVIFAACENKKHIICEKPLTGYFGEDRPEIDCVGDIDKEHMYRKVLEKLAKIDEAVRSSGVKFMYAENFVYAPAVTKAKRLIAASKAPILELRAEESHSGSHASYSRRWRTAGGGSLLRMGSHPIGAVIHMKHFEGKLFYGKPIRVRSVFAETASLTKLESVKRFGKPSMVTDWYDVEDWSCAVLTFEDGSKAIVISNDVSLGGVKNLLQINTVNGMIYCNMTPNNMMLAYTPNPDTWKDEYIAEKIETKAGWTFPSPDEDWVRGYPQEMRDFAKCLLEGKEPESDFELAKETVKVIYAAYLSAQKGERIELL
- a CDS encoding 4Fe-4S binding protein codes for the protein MDLSCEYVGLKLKNPIVVASSGLTENLKNMKKAEEHGAACVVVKSLFEEEVCRVSPTPRFEIIERRMGKLRSHTFYSFEQASGFDEHQYFEEIRRAVNSLSIPVIPSINCISEEGWKRYAKMAEEAGAPALELNVSCPHGSISFRGGDVEEKILNVARLVRNVVKIPIIVKLPMQLSSPISMASMLERIGVNGVVMFNRLTGLDIDVENERPIMHGGYAGHGGPWSFNAVLRWIAASSPYLNISIAASGGVGSGIDVAKFIYAGADVVEVCSLIYLLGYEAIEMLLQELKRFMERKSYTSLDQFRGKVSGSKILNNEQIDRRHIYVARIDPNLCNMCDVCRRVCIYDAPYRTQKTYVISDACDGCGLCVKLCPVKAISLVARGKEP